The following are encoded together in the Prionailurus viverrinus isolate Anna chromosome B3, UM_Priviv_1.0, whole genome shotgun sequence genome:
- the SIX1 gene encoding homeobox protein SIX1, which produces MSMLPSFGFTQEQVACVCEVLQQGGNLERLGRFLWSLPACDHLHKNESVLKAKAVVAFHRGNFRELYKILESHQFSPHNHPKLQQLWLKAHYVEAEKLRGRPLGAVGKYRVRRKFPLPRTIWDGEETSYCFKEKSRGVLREWYAHNPYPSPREKRELAEATGLTTTQVSNWFKNRRQRDRAAEAKERENTENNNSSSNKQNQLSPLEGGKPLMSSSEEEFSPPQSPDQNSVLLLQGNMGHARSSNYSLPGLTASQPSHGLQAHQHQLQDSLLGPLTSSLVDLGS; this is translated from the exons ATGTCGATGCTGCCGTCGTTTGGCTTCACGCAGGAGCAAGTGGCGTGCGTGTGCGAAGTTCTGCAGCAAGGCGGGAACCTGGAGCGTCTGGGCAGGTTCCTGTGGTCGCTGCCCGCCTGCGACCACCTGCACAAGAACGAAAGCGTGCTCAAGGCCAAGGCCGTGGTTGCGTTCCACCGCGGGAACTTCCGCGAGCTCTACAAGATCCTGGAGAGCCACCAATTCTCGCCTCACAACCACCCCAAGCTGCAGCAACTGTGGCTGAAGGCGCACTACGTGGAGGCCGAGAAGCTGCGCGGCCGGCCCCTGGGCGCGGTGGGCAAATATCGGGTGCGCCGAAAATTCCCGCTGCCGCGCACCATCTGGGACGGCGAGGAGACCAGCTACTGCTTCAAGGAGAAGTCGCGGGGTGTGCTGCGGGAGTGGTACGCGCACAACCCGTACCCCTCGCCTCGTGAGAAGCGGGAGCTGGCCGAGGCCACGGGGCTCACCACCACCCAGGTCAGCAACTGGTTTAAGAACCGGAGGCAAAGAGACCGGGCCGCCGAGGCCAAGGAAAG GGAGAACACCGAAAACAATAACTCCTCCTCCAACAAGCAGAATCAACTCTCTCCTCTGGAAGGGGGCAAGCCGCTCATGTCCAGCTCAGAAGAAGAATTCTCACCTCCCCAAAGTCCAGACCAGAACTCGGTACTTCTGCTGCAGGGCAATATGGGCCACGCCAGGAGCTCAAACTATTCTCTCCCTGGCTTAACGGCCTCACAGCCCAGCCACGGCCTGCAAGCCCACCAGCATCAGCTCCAGGACTCCCTGCTGGGCCCTCTCACCTCCAGTCTGGTGGACTTGGGGTCTTAA